A stretch of DNA from Planktothrix tepida PCC 9214:
AATAAATTTATTCCATCGTCTGACATTGGAGAGGCGTTGATTTTTAGTCCACCATTCATCTAAATCAAAATGATCATATAAATTTAAACTACTAACAATACTATCAATTAACCCAGCATACCATTCTTCCGGCGTAATATCAGATGTGCCAATAGCCGTTAAATCAATCGCAGCACAGACAATATTTTCCGCTTGTAACCGTTGCATTGTTCGCACTCGCAAACTGGATTTTCCCATTTGTCGAGAGTTCAACACATAACAAAATTCTCCCGCTTTTAACCCTTGATAAAATTGTTCATCTGCTTGTCTATAAATATAAGTGGGGGAATTAACAGGTAAACTTCCCCCCACTTGATAGGAAAAATTTGAAGATTTTTCAGCCATGATTTTGGGTTAAAATTAAGGAATAACTCGATATAAAGGGATAGGAGATTCAATTCCTTTGAGTTTACGTTCTCCTAAATAAGTCACTTGCAACGATAAATGATTCTTCACCACATCATACACCGTTTGAGAAATACAAATTTCTCCCGGCATCGCTTGAGATTGTAACCGAGAAGCAATATTAACCCCAATTCCTAATACATCTCCACCGCTTAAAAATACATCTCCAACATGAATGCCAATGCGATGTTTTAAACTCGTTTCTGGGCTAATTTCTGCGGCGGCTAAAGCTTGTTGCATTTCTATCCCACAACGCACTGCTTCTACGGCCGAACTAAAATACAGTAATAATCCATCCCCCATGCTTTTTAATTCTTGTCCGTTGTGTTGACGAATTAAATCTCGAATCACCGTAAAATCCCGTTTAATACAGTCTAACATTTGTCGTTGATTGCGTTCCATCCGGGATGTTGAATCCACAATATCGGTGAACATAATGGCAGCTAAGGCGATATCCTTATCCTTACTGGAAGTTGTGAGCCCTAATTTTTCTCGAAAATAAATTCGATAGAGATTACATAAGGGTAATACATCATTTCCTTGAAATTTAACTAATCCCATACTTCTTAGTTTAAAGGCTTCAGCCGAAGGAATAGAAACCGGATAATCACTCTTAATCACTTGTTTTAAAATATTAGTTAATTCTTCATTTTTTTCTAAATTAGATAAATGGCGACGTAAATGATCATAGTAACATCCGGCTTCTGTGGGTGCAGTTTCCAGGAATTGTTCTAAAGTAATTTTATCTTTAGCAATTTGATACAATGCCATTCTGACTAAATAGGGATGTCCGCCAATCATGTCGAATAAAGCGGTAAATTCGACTTCGGAAAATTCTAATCCATGACGGTGAATTAAATCTTGAATTTGTTCGGGGGTGAGTTCAGGAAGTTCAACGGGTAATCCTACATTAAAGGGAGATTGATTAATATTGAGAGGGATATAAACTTCTTTAGAATGGGAAATAACTAAACGAAGATTTTGCCAAGTGGGTTCATTTTTGCTGCGTTCATGCCAAGCTCTTAATAACCCAAAAAAGTCAACGGCAATTTCAGGATGTTGAAAGATTAAATCGACTTCATCTAATCCTAACACCAAGGGAGAATCAAGTTGAGCGAGTAAATATCGTTGTAAATATTTTGTACATTTATTTTTACTTCCAATTACTCCTTTCCAGTATTGTTCAAGTTGATCATCCAATCCTAATTCTTCTGCAATACTGGCACAAAACCATTGTAAAAATTGATCCAGATTACTAAAAAATTCATAATCTGCTAATTGAAAATTTAAACAAGCTTTGTGATATCCTTGTTGAGTTCCAGAATGGAGAATTCGCTGCATGAGGGAGCTTTTACCCATTTGTCGGGGTGCTTTAATGCGAATTAATGCCGTCGGTCGTACTAAGGTTTGGTAACAGTCGGTTTCGATGGGAGGACGTTCAATATACAACGGAGAATCTAAAGGAACTTGACCTTCAGGTTCTTCGAGTTGGTTAGGGGGGATAGGAATATTCATGATAGAAACTTGAGAGGTTGGTTGTTTCTGTTATAAGCGATGTC
This window harbors:
- a CDS encoding AAA-like domain-containing protein, coding for MNIPIPPNQLEEPEGQVPLDSPLYIERPPIETDCYQTLVRPTALIRIKAPRQMGKSSLMQRILHSGTQQGYHKACLNFQLADYEFFSNLDQFLQWFCASIAEELGLDDQLEQYWKGVIGSKNKCTKYLQRYLLAQLDSPLVLGLDEVDLIFQHPEIAVDFFGLLRAWHERSKNEPTWQNLRLVISHSKEVYIPLNINQSPFNVGLPVELPELTPEQIQDLIHRHGLEFSEVEFTALFDMIGGHPYLVRMALYQIAKDKITLEQFLETAPTEAGCYYDHLRRHLSNLEKNEELTNILKQVIKSDYPVSIPSAEAFKLRSMGLVKFQGNDVLPLCNLYRIYFREKLGLTTSSKDKDIALAAIMFTDIVDSTSRMERNQRQMLDCIKRDFTVIRDLIRQHNGQELKSMGDGLLLYFSSAVEAVRCGIEMQQALAAAEISPETSLKHRIGIHVGDVFLSGGDVLGIGVNIASRLQSQAMPGEICISQTVYDVVKNHLSLQVTYLGERKLKGIESPIPLYRVIP